The genomic stretch CGCTCCTTTCTCGATGCCGGGGGGGACGGCTTTCAGCGGGCGGCGGCCAGGGCTTCCTCCTCGGGAGGAGGCACCGCGCCGTGTTCGCCCAGGAGGCTCGTGGCGAGCCGCTCCAGTGTCTCCCGCCACTCCGCGCGCTCCACGGCGGTGGGATTCTCGATGCAGTCGTCCAGCACGTCGTCCACGCCCAGCAAGGGATGGGCGAGTTCCGCCAGCCGCTCGGCGCTCAGCGAAGGGTCCAGCTCCAGGCTGAGCAGGAGTGAGCCCAGCAGCGCCTGGTCGTGCTCGCGCAGCTCGGGGCGGAGGCTCACCTGCGTGAGCAACTCGGCGAACACCGCGATGTCCTGCCACAGCCTCCGGCCGGACACGGCGTCATGGCCATCCTGCCCGCGCAGCCAGTCCAGCACCGCCGCCTGGAGCCGCCGCAGCTCGGTGCGGTCCTCGATGCGCAGGTCCTCGTAGATTTCCCGGCCCGTCAGCTCGGAGAAGCACACCGCGGCCCGGCGCAGCACGGGCGCCAGCCACGGCGCCGTGGGCTCCGCGCGCGTGAGCAGCCCCCGGCGGAACAGCACGTAGGCCTGACGCACCTTCAGCGACCGCTCCAGCTCCTGGGTGAGGAGTCCTTCGAGCCGGGGCGTCAGCCCCTCATGCGCGCACAACGCGCGCTCCACCGCGGCGGCGCACTTGAAGAGGCGGCGCCGGGCGCTGCCACACGTGGCGATGATGTTCCAGGGCGCCTCGGAGGCCGTCATCGCCCCCAGCCGCTCCAGCCGTTCGCCCAGGTCCAGGCGCGCCATGAAGGCCAGGTCCGCGATGCGCTGCCGCCCGGTGTCGGCCCCGAGTCCCGGCGGGTCCTCATCCTCTTCGTAATGGGCGCGAACGGCGCCCAGCGCCTGGGCCCCCTCGAGGACGGCGTTGCGCAGCGCCGGCACGGATTCCTGCAAGAGTCGCGGGGACTCCTCCTGCTCGCACCGGCGCAGGTCCACCTGCCGCGCCAGATGAATCGCGTCCGTCAGCGCTGTCTGTAATTGACCGGGCGTCAAGGGAGGCAGCTCCGAGGCCAGCGGTGGAAGCGCCGGTGGGGTGGGCGTCGCGTTCCTTGTTTTTGTAGTGTTTGTTGATAATTATTGTCAAATCGCCATGAGGTACGGGAATCAGTCTGAAAGTCCGCTGAGAGTCGGAACTCACGGAGTCCCGAGCGCCAGGTATCGCACCCACGAGGTGTCAAAGACTTGCGCGTCACCCGCTGAATCGCGCGGTCCTGCCTGACAACGTTTTGGAATAGGGATTGCCGGGAGCCAGCGGCTTCCCGGCTCCAGGGCGTGACTACTCGGGGACTTCGGACGTGGCCGCGACGGGGCCCTTGCCGGGCGCTCCGGCCACTTCCTCCACCAGGGCCTCGGCGGGTAGTGGCGCGCCGTTGCCCTGCGGCCGTTTCTGCCGGTCCCGCCACGCGCTGGGGGACTCGCCCACCAGTTTGCGGAAGAGGCTGCTGAAGTGCTGGAGCGAGGCGCAGCCCACTTCCACGGCGACCGCCGTGAGCTTCATGTTCGACTCGCGCAGCAGCGACTGCGCCATGCGCACCTGCACCGCGTTGAGCTCCGCCTGGAAGGACGTGCTGGCCTCCTTCAGCCGGCGTTGCAGCGTCCGTTCGGACATGCCCATCTCCCGGGCCACGTCCGACAGGTTCACTTCCGGCAGCCGGCCCCGCATCACCTGGTGCAGCTCACGCAGCAGGGGCGACTGGCCGGTGGCCTCCGCGACCAGTCCGTTGAGCTCCGCCAGCAGCGCCGCGGCTTCGGCCTCTGGCTGCCCCAACCACTGGAGGGCGGTGTCGGGAGCGGTGAAGGCCCGGCTGGGATAGGCCCCGGACAGCAGCGTGTAGAAGCCGCCCACCACCGCGCCCACCACGCCTTCGGGCCGCACCAGCGCCTGTTTCAGCACGGAGGTGCTGAAGTCCTTCTCGCGAGGCTGCATGTATTTGACCAGGGCGGCAAAGGCCATGGGGTCCGCGGCCTCCAGCCGGCGCGCGTCCACCAGCGAGGCATGGGGCTTGGCGGGGGCCAGCTCCACGTCCAGCACCTGGACGAGCCGACGCACCTCCGCCTCTCCGGGACGTCCCCAGAGGACGAAGCCGCACAGGTCCGCCGAGGCGTACCAGTGGAGGAAGCCCTCCCCGACTAGGTAACGGCCGTGGGGGTCCCGGAGGTAATCTTCGACTCCGTCTGCCGATCGCACGGCTTGGCAGAATAGCGCTTCGCCACCCGGGCCACCCACAACGGATTGATGGGGGAGAGCCCAGTAGTCAGCTCTGGACGGAGCCTGGACGTCCGAGCGAGCTCCTCGGTGAGGGCCGGAAGCTCGTACCAGGGCACCTGCGGCTTCAAATGGTGGGCCTGGTGGTAGCCCGCGTTGAAGAACCACCGGTTGTAGAAGGCGGAGTAGGACGTGGTCCCCAGGGCGTCCTTCTGCTCGGAGTCCGTTTCGAAGTGGGCCGCCAGGTTGAGCCAGTGGATGCAGAACTGCGTCACCAGCAGCACCCCCCACCAGGCCAGGCCCAGCGCGGGCTTCCACACGATGAGCGCCAGCAGCGCGCCGTCCACCACCAGGAAGTCCACCGCCAGCTCCAGCCGCTGGTTCTTCTTCTTCGCCCACTGCCAGACCTGACCCAGCGTCTCGTAGGGCCACAGCCACGGTGTCAGCGCCGAGCGCAGGCAGTAGCGGAAGACGCGCTCGCCGGGACGGCGGCGGCCCCAGTCACCCGGGCCGTCATCGTACCGGTGGTGGTTGAAGTGGTGGATGAAGTAGCCCCGGTAGGGGAACCCACACGCCATGCCCAGTGCACGGGACACCACCCAGTGCGCCAGCGGAGGCCGGGCGATGGACACGTGCATGTGGTTGTGCAGGACGGCGTAGTTCCAGAAGCAGATGGCCCAGCCCAGCACGCACATGGCCAGCCGCCCCACCCAGGGAAGCGCGTCCCAGCTCAAGATGAAGGCTGGGAACCACCCCCACCACAACGCATGAACCGCGAGCTGCGGCAGGTCGGCTGAAGGGGGCGGGGGGCGGGCGGGGGTCATGAAGCATTCAGTACGCCCCCCCAGCAGCGGCTGCTTCACTCCACGCGCCAAGCGCTTGCGCCAGGGCGCAATCCGTCCGGCCCCTCACCACCCTTCAGGTCCCAGCCAGGGTCTTCACCGCCCCGGCCGGGTCCCCGCTGTATCGCTACGTCTCGAGCGCGTTCGCCACCTGCCCGAGCAGGCGCAGACGCGGTGCGTCCAGCTTGCGCACCGTGCGCAGCAGCCGGCGGACTTCCGGGCGCTCACGGTATTCCGGCGGGTCCTCCGCCAGCGTGGGCGCGCCCTCCACACCCGCCATTCCCAAGAGCACGTCCGAGGAGCAGTTGAGCACCAGGCACAGCTTGCGCAACGTGCGGACGCTGGGGAGCATGTGGCCGCGTTCCAGGCGGCCATACACCTCGGTGGCGATGCCAACGCGCTCGGCCACGTCGGCCTGGGTCAGCTCCAGCCGTTGTCGCGCCGCGCGGACCGCGTTTCCAATGAGGGTTGCCAGTCGTTGTTCCATGGCGTGCTGAAAACCTGTCGAAAAGAGGGCTTCGTCCCCCCGCATCCAGGCGGAGAGGCTCCGGGGAGAAGTGACGGCCGTTGGCTGCCTCGTGGAACACAGATTACGAGTGGGGTCTGACATTCCGGGGCTTCCGGGAGGGCCTGCTGGAGCGTCCGGAATCGAGCGCTTCAACCCCTTGAGACGGATGTGTCTCCTGCGGCCCCCTCGAGCGCGCGGAAGCCGAAAATTCGGCCTGCGCGGCGTTGTCAATGACGGCCCGGGACGCGTTGAAAAAAGCCCTGGTGTTTCCGTGGTTTACGAAGTGAGGACGTCTGACGTAGGGTGGGCCCCCCGGTAGGTACCGGGAATCCGGTGCAAACCCCCGGTGACTCGGATCCGCAGGCCGCGCCGCGTGCCTCGCGGGGAGGCTGTTGAGGTCGTGAGCGACGAGCGTCCGGACGCGCTGCTCAAGAGCGCACTCGAAAAGATCGTCTACTTCGAGGCGCGTGCCCAACAGCTCCACAGCGAGCTGGCTTCGACGCGCGATGAGATGGAGCACCTCAAGCGCGAGGTAGCGGAGACGCATCAGCGCGAGCTGGGCCTGCGCCGTGAAGTCGCCGAGCTGGAGGTCCGCGTGGGTCGGCTCCAGGCCGAACGCGAGGAACTGGCCCGGCTCAACCAGGCCCTGCGCGGCGAGCGGAACCAGATGATGGACAAGCTGCTGGACGTGGGGCGCATCCGCGCCACCGCCCAGGAGCGCGACGACGAGGACGATGACCTGGGGCTCGACCTGGCGTCGTTCATCTCCCAGCTTCGCAGCGAGGTGTTGCTTCGCGGTGAGGCAGGTCCGGTGGCCCGCGGGCTGGTGGTCCCCACGCGGCGCTCTTCGGTGCCGCTGCGTGAGACGGCGGCCAGTGTTCCCGTGACGCCGGCGCCGGTGAGCGAGCCGCCCGTGGCCGTTGTCATCGAGGGCGACGGCCTGTCTCCTGTGGCGCGTGAGGCGCAGCGCTTCCTGCAGGCGGGACGGTTGGGCGTGAGCGCGGCGCAGCACGCGGAGCTGTCCTCGCACGCGGGTTTCGGCGGGACGACGGATGAGACCTTGTTCGGGTTCTCCGTCCGCGAGTTGTCCGCGCAGGATGGCGCGGCCCGAGTGCGTGCCGCGGAGCGATTGAAGGCGCTGTCACAGCCGGCCGCCGCGCCCGCGCTGGCGTCGGCGCTGCATGCTGAGACGGATCCGACGGCGCAGGTGGCGCTGCTCCAGGCGTTCGCGTCGCTGTGCCAGGAAGAGGGCGCGTCGGTGGTGTCGCCGCTGCTCGCGTCGCCGGTGCCGGAGGTGCGCATCGCGGCGCTCAAGGCGCTCCTGACGCTGGCGCCGAAGGACGCGGCGCCGCATCTGGCGCAGGCGATGAAGGACCCGGACCGTTCGGTGCGCCGCCGCGCGTCGCTGCTGGCGCTGGGCCTGGAAGGGGAGACGGCGCGGCGGCTGGGCGAGGAGGCCATCCACGACGCGGATCCGGAGGCGCGCGCGCTGGCCGCGCTGGCGCTCGGAGCTGGCGCTGGGGAGAACGCGCGCACGCTGCTGCTGGGCGCCTTGGGTGACCGTGAGCAGCGCGTTCGCAAGGCCGCCGCGCAGAGTCTGTCGCGCATCCTGGGGCAGGACGTGTCGTCGGTGGTGGACCTGGACGAGACGCACCGCCGCCGGGAGATTCGCCGGCTGGCGACGTTGCCCGTGAAGCCCGTGCGGGCGCGGCTGGAGCAGCCTCGTCCGGTGGTGGCTTCGGTGCAGGCGGTCGCGCCGGCAGTGGCTGTTGCCGCGGTGGTTCAGGCGCCGGTGGCGGCGGTCGAGCAGCCCGCCTACGCGGTCGCCGCCTTGGGGGCCGCGAATCGGCAGGCGGTTACGGTCGGGCTCGCGCAGGGAGCAGGTACCGCTCCGGCGGGACTTGCGCAGGTGCGAGTGAGCCCGGTGGCTCCGACGCCCGCGCCGACTCCGCAGACCGCATCCCCCGCGCAGCGTTCTTCCGTGCCGACTCCGCAGGCCGCCACTCCGGTGCAGCGTCCGCCCGCGTCGGCTCCGCAGGCTGCCGCCTCCGCACAGCATCCACCCGCGCAACAGGCTGCCGCCTCTGTACAGCGTCCGCCCGCGTCAGGTTCGCCGGTCACTACACCGGTGCAGCGTCCCTCCTCGCAGCAGGCCGCTCCCGTACCGCATCCGCCCACGCCAGCTCCGCAGGCCGCCACTCCGGTGCAGCGTCCGCCCACGCAACAGACCGCCGCCCCCGTGCAGCGTCCGCCCGCGCCAGCTCCGCAGGCCACCCCAAGCAATTCCAGTCCCGCGCAGGCTCCGCGCGCCCCAGCCGCTCGCCTGTCCCCTGTCCAAGCAGCCTTGGTGGCCATGGGCGCGGTGCCCGGGCAGGCCGCCCCCGCGCCGCGTGTTCCCGCTGCCGCCGCGGAGCCATCCCGCCCGGCCCCCGCGCGCCCCAGTGCGTCGCCGGTGGAAGCCCTCTGCACGCAGATGCTGGCCGAAGTCCGCGTCGCCGTCCGAGGCCGCTCGCTCGTCGAGCTGGCGGTCGCGCTCTCGGCGCCCTCGGAGCTTGCCCAGGAGGCGCTCACCCTGTTGTCCGCCCGGGGAGCGGTGATTCGAAGGGGGCACAAATACTTCGCCGCTTGAGGCAAGGTAGCCGTCCCGCACGTCTTTCGAAGGGTCGTCCATGGAAGCGCCGACGTACAGCTCCAAGCAGGTCGCCGAGATGCTCGGCGTGTCCCCGAAGCAGATTCCGGAGGAATCGCGGAAGGACGCCTACACGCCGGACGACATCTGGGAACTGCGCACCACGCTCGACCGTTTCCCGGCGCGGCTGGGCCACCGCCGCCAGCTCTTCCTGAACTTCAAGGGCGGCACTGGCAAGACGTCGCTGTCCACGTCCTACGCCTGGCGCCTGGCGGAGCTGGGCTACGCGGTGCTCCTCATCGACCTCGACAGTCAGGGCCACGCCACCAAGTGCCTGGGCTACGAAGGCGAGGACTTCGAGAAGACGCTCCTGGACGTCCTCGTCCGCAAGACCCCCCTGGCCAAGGTCATCCAGAAGTCCTCGCTGCCCAACCTGGACTTCGTCCCCTCCAACCTGACCATGTCCACGGTGGACCTCGCGCTGATGCCCATGGCCGGCCGCGAGTTCAAGCTGCGCAACGCCCTCAAGGACGTGGAGGCCCAGTACGACGTCGTCGTCTTCGATGCGCCGCCGTCCTTCGGCCTGCTCAACCTCAACGCGCTGATGGCGGCGAACGACTTGTTCGTCCCCGTGCTCGCGGACTTCCTGTCCTTCCACGGCCTCAAGCTGCTGTTCGAAACGGTGCAGAGCCTGGAGGAGGACCTGAACCACGTGCTCGACCACGTCTTCATCGTGGTCAACTCCTTCAACGCCACCTTCAAGCTGGCGAAGGAGGCGCTGGAGGCGCTCCAGACGCACTATCCGGAGTTCCTGCTGCCCACCATCATCCGGCAGTGCACCAAGTTCGCGCAGGCCTCCAGCGAGGGTCGGCCGGTGTTCGTCGCGGACCCCTCGTCCAAGGGGGCCAACGACATCCAGGCCATGATTGACAACATCCTGCCCCGGCTGGTGGCCGCGGCAGCCGCCGCCCAGACGAAGGGCACCCAGCAGGCCGGCTGAGAACCATGAAGAAAGCCTTTGAACAGAACGTGTCCCGCGCCAAGCCGCGCCTCCGCCTGGGCGCGCTGACGGGCCTCGTCGACCCCGTCGAGCCCCCGCCTCCCGAGCCCGAGGCCGAAGCGGCACCCGCGCCCGTCGCCGAGGCCCCCGACCTCTCCGCCGAGGTGCGCGCCCGCATCGAGCGCGCCCGCACCCCGCGCCCCAGCGCCGCCCAGGCCATGGACGCCGCCCTGCGCGAGCCTGAACTCGAGCAGGACACTGTCGCCTACGCCGCGCCCGAGCAGGACGAGGCGCCCGTCTACGAGGAGCCCCCGCCGGAGCCCGAAGCGGTCGCCGATGTGCCCGTGACGTACGGGGCCCCGCCGGAGGCCGAAGCGCTGCTCGACACCGAGCCGTCCGCCGGGCCCGTCACCTTCGCCGCGCCGCCTCCGGCGCTGCACTTCGACGCCGTCAGTCCTCCTCCGGAGGCGCACCCCATGACGCAGGCCTCGGCTCCCGTGTCCATGCCGCACGTCACCGCCACCGTCGCGGAGCCGGTGGCCCGTGTCGAAGCGCCGCCCACCGAGGTGGAGGTGCAGCGGCCGGCCCCGCCGCGCGAGGACGGGCAGGACTCCTCGGCCCGCCGTGAGCGACTGAAGGCCCGGCTCAAGGCGGTGCGGGAGAATCCGCGCCCGGAGCCGTTGCCCGCCACCGTTGCGGAGGCGGGTCAGCGCGCCGTTGAGCGCATCACCCACCTCCAGGCGGAGCTGGTGAAGGTGAAGGCGCTCAACCTCTCCCTCACGCAGGACCTGGAGGTGTCGCGCCGTCAGGCGGAGAAGGCCACGGAAGAGGCCCGCCTGCGCATGGACGAGGCGCGCCGCCTGTCCTCGGAGATGGAGGGCCGGGTGAAGCTGCTGGCCGACCTGGAGCGCGAGCTGTCCGCGCTGGAGGGCGAGCGCGACGAGGCGCTGCTGTCGCTCCAGGAGACGCGGCAGGCGCTCCAGGCCGCTGCCAAGGAGCGCGAGGCCCTGGAAGAAGAGGTCGCCCGCGGCAAGCAGTCCCTGGTGGACAGCCTGGCCGAGGAGGAGCGGCTCGCCGGTGAGTTGGAGTCCGCCAAGGACGAGTCCACGTCGCTGCACCGCACGGTGGAAGCGCTCCAAGGGGAGCGTGACGTGCTGGCCCAGCAGGTGGCCTCGCTCACCGCCGAGCGCGCCGAGCTGCTCGAGGCGCGCAAGGCCCTGGAGTCGGTGCACCGGGCCCTGAGTCAGGCCACGGTGCGCTGAAGCCTCCCGGCTACTTCCCGTCCTTCGCCACGCCGCGTGCGTTGTTCCCAGCGCGCACGGCGGCGAAGGCGGGGCTGAGCGGCGGCGAGCGGAGCCCTTCGGTGGCCAGTCCACTGAAGGCGCCAGCCGGCTGTTTCAGCGCCTGGACG from Myxococcus xanthus encodes the following:
- a CDS encoding helix-turn-helix transcriptional regulator, translated to MRRLVQVLDVELAPAKPHASLVDARRLEAADPMAFAALVKYMQPREKDFSTSVLKQALVRPEGVVGAVVGGFYTLLSGAYPSRAFTAPDTALQWLGQPEAEAAALLAELNGLVAEATGQSPLLRELHQVMRGRLPEVNLSDVAREMGMSERTLQRRLKEASTSFQAELNAVQVRMAQSLLRESNMKLTAVAVEVGCASLQHFSSLFRKLVGESPSAWRDRQKRPQGNGAPLPAEALVEEVAGAPGKGPVAATSEVPE
- a CDS encoding fatty acid desaturase family protein, with product MTPARPPPPSADLPQLAVHALWWGWFPAFILSWDALPWVGRLAMCVLGWAICFWNYAVLHNHMHVSIARPPLAHWVVSRALGMACGFPYRGYFIHHFNHHRYDDGPGDWGRRRPGERVFRYCLRSALTPWLWPYETLGQVWQWAKKKNQRLELAVDFLVVDGALLALIVWKPALGLAWWGVLLVTQFCIHWLNLAAHFETDSEQKDALGTTSYSAFYNRWFFNAGYHQAHHLKPQVPWYELPALTEELARTSRLRPELTTGLSPINPLWVARVAKRYSAKPCDRQTESKITSGTPTAVT
- a CDS encoding helix-turn-helix transcriptional regulator, whose protein sequence is MEQRLATLIGNAVRAARQRLELTQADVAERVGIATEVYGRLERGHMLPSVRTLRKLCLVLNCSSDVLLGMAGVEGAPTLAEDPPEYRERPEVRRLLRTVRKLDAPRLRLLGQVANALET
- a CDS encoding HEAT repeat domain-containing protein; amino-acid sequence: MSDERPDALLKSALEKIVYFEARAQQLHSELASTRDEMEHLKREVAETHQRELGLRREVAELEVRVGRLQAEREELARLNQALRGERNQMMDKLLDVGRIRATAQERDDEDDDLGLDLASFISQLRSEVLLRGEAGPVARGLVVPTRRSSVPLRETAASVPVTPAPVSEPPVAVVIEGDGLSPVAREAQRFLQAGRLGVSAAQHAELSSHAGFGGTTDETLFGFSVRELSAQDGAARVRAAERLKALSQPAAAPALASALHAETDPTAQVALLQAFASLCQEEGASVVSPLLASPVPEVRIAALKALLTLAPKDAAPHLAQAMKDPDRSVRRRASLLALGLEGETARRLGEEAIHDADPEARALAALALGAGAGENARTLLLGALGDREQRVRKAAAQSLSRILGQDVSSVVDLDETHRRREIRRLATLPVKPVRARLEQPRPVVASVQAVAPAVAVAAVVQAPVAAVEQPAYAVAALGAANRQAVTVGLAQGAGTAPAGLAQVRVSPVAPTPAPTPQTASPAQRSSVPTPQAATPVQRPPASAPQAAASAQHPPAQQAAASVQRPPASGSPVTTPVQRPSSQQAAPVPHPPTPAPQAATPVQRPPTQQTAAPVQRPPAPAPQATPSNSSPAQAPRAPAARLSPVQAALVAMGAVPGQAAPAPRVPAAAAEPSRPAPARPSASPVEALCTQMLAEVRVAVRGRSLVELAVALSAPSELAQEALTLLSARGAVIRRGHKYFAA
- a CDS encoding ParA family protein, whose product is MEAPTYSSKQVAEMLGVSPKQIPEESRKDAYTPDDIWELRTTLDRFPARLGHRRQLFLNFKGGTGKTSLSTSYAWRLAELGYAVLLIDLDSQGHATKCLGYEGEDFEKTLLDVLVRKTPLAKVIQKSSLPNLDFVPSNLTMSTVDLALMPMAGREFKLRNALKDVEAQYDVVVFDAPPSFGLLNLNALMAANDLFVPVLADFLSFHGLKLLFETVQSLEEDLNHVLDHVFIVVNSFNATFKLAKEALEALQTHYPEFLLPTIIRQCTKFAQASSEGRPVFVADPSSKGANDIQAMIDNILPRLVAAAAAAQTKGTQQAG
- a CDS encoding extensin-like protein, with product MKKAFEQNVSRAKPRLRLGALTGLVDPVEPPPPEPEAEAAPAPVAEAPDLSAEVRARIERARTPRPSAAQAMDAALREPELEQDTVAYAAPEQDEAPVYEEPPPEPEAVADVPVTYGAPPEAEALLDTEPSAGPVTFAAPPPALHFDAVSPPPEAHPMTQASAPVSMPHVTATVAEPVARVEAPPTEVEVQRPAPPREDGQDSSARRERLKARLKAVRENPRPEPLPATVAEAGQRAVERITHLQAELVKVKALNLSLTQDLEVSRRQAEKATEEARLRMDEARRLSSEMEGRVKLLADLERELSALEGERDEALLSLQETRQALQAAAKEREALEEEVARGKQSLVDSLAEEERLAGELESAKDESTSLHRTVEALQGERDVLAQQVASLTAERAELLEARKALESVHRALSQATVR